One window of the Sulfitobacter alexandrii genome contains the following:
- a CDS encoding heme-dependent oxidative N-demethylase family protein, giving the protein MREILHTRLPPEMDRDRPLPGVAPCGADDWLRVDERYAEQMAYRVALLAERPDAVLWDPPEARVPTREVLDEALALLPGLGFVLDRDRVRCPDGRLVLVDRDAPLLTLGRLLQQDICVLDKCGDAHVLIAAVLCFPANWRLAEKAGRPLVEIHAPVAAYDTALARRVQRLFDGVQPGRPLWRFNRLPYGDSDLHQPARKDADLPRLFVRAERQCVVRMPKSRAVVFAIHTHVVRRGG; this is encoded by the coding sequence ATGAGAGAGATCCTGCACACCCGCCTGCCGCCGGAAATGGACCGGGACCGGCCGCTGCCCGGCGTGGCGCCCTGCGGCGCGGACGACTGGCTGCGTGTGGACGAGCGCTATGCCGAGCAGATGGCCTATCGGGTGGCCCTGCTGGCGGAGCGTCCGGACGCGGTGCTGTGGGATCCGCCGGAGGCCCGCGTGCCCACGCGCGAGGTGCTGGACGAGGCGCTGGCGCTGCTGCCGGGGCTGGGTTTCGTGCTGGACCGCGACCGTGTGCGTTGCCCAGACGGGCGCCTGGTTCTGGTGGATCGGGACGCGCCGCTGCTGACGCTGGGCCGGCTCTTGCAGCAGGACATCTGCGTGCTGGACAAGTGCGGTGACGCGCATGTCCTGATCGCGGCGGTCCTGTGCTTTCCGGCGAACTGGCGGCTGGCGGAAAAGGCCGGCCGCCCCCTGGTCGAGATCCATGCGCCGGTGGCGGCCTACGATACGGCCCTGGCGCGGCGGGTGCAGCGCCTTTTCGACGGGGTACAGCCCGGCCGCCCGCTGTGGCGGTTCAACCGGCTGCCCTACGGCGACAGCGACCTGCACCAGCCCGCCCGCAAGGACGCGGACCTGCCACGCCTGTTCGTGCGGGCGGAGCGGCAGTGCGTGGTGCGCATGCCCAAAAGCCGGGCGGTCGTCTTTGCGATCCACACGCATGTCGTGCGGCGCGGGGGCTGA
- the dddP gene encoding dimethylsulfonioproprionate lyase DddP — translation MNLHFRDTRKIDPAQGLMLGDGTPNDGDRVEIGPTRLAFDEWAAAGLDLPDLDAMRRFRWERLTAQVAARGLAGLLLFDPLNIRYATDSTNMQLWNTHNPFRAVLLCADGYMVIWDYKNGMFLSAFNPLVRERRSGADLFYFDRGDKVDVAADTFANEVRILCAEHAGAGNRRIAVDKVMLHGLRALEAQGFTVVDGEEITEKTRAVKGPDEIRAMRCASHACEVSVRAMEDFARTHVPGGAVTENDIWAVLHAENIRRGGEWIETRLLSSGPRTNPWFQECGPRVVQNNEIVAFDTDLVGSYGICVDISRSWWIGDAKPRPDMIYAMQHGVDHIMQNMQMLKPGVMIPELTAGTHVLDPQYQKQKYGCLMHGVGLCDEWPLVAYPDSAVAGAYDYPLEAGMTLCVEALVSPEGVDFSIKLEDQVLITEDGFERLTQYPWDAALMGM, via the coding sequence ATGAACCTGCATTTCCGCGACACCCGCAAGATCGATCCCGCACAGGGGCTGATGCTCGGCGATGGCACGCCCAACGACGGTGACCGCGTCGAGATCGGCCCGACCCGCCTCGCCTTCGACGAATGGGCCGCGGCGGGCCTCGACCTTCCCGATCTCGACGCGATGCGCCGGTTCCGCTGGGAACGGCTGACCGCGCAGGTGGCGGCGCGCGGCCTTGCCGGACTGCTCCTGTTTGATCCCCTGAACATCCGCTACGCCACCGACAGCACCAACATGCAGCTCTGGAACACCCACAACCCGTTCCGGGCGGTCCTGCTCTGCGCCGATGGGTACATGGTGATCTGGGACTACAAGAACGGCATGTTCCTCAGCGCCTTCAATCCGCTGGTGCGCGAGCGGCGATCGGGGGCGGACCTTTTCTATTTCGACCGGGGGGACAAGGTGGACGTGGCCGCCGACACCTTCGCGAACGAGGTGCGGATCCTCTGCGCGGAACACGCCGGCGCGGGGAACAGGCGTATCGCGGTGGACAAGGTCATGCTGCACGGCCTTCGCGCGCTCGAAGCGCAGGGATTCACCGTCGTCGACGGCGAGGAGATCACCGAGAAGACCCGCGCGGTCAAGGGCCCCGACGAGATCCGCGCGATGCGCTGCGCGAGCCACGCCTGCGAAGTGTCGGTCCGCGCGATGGAGGATTTCGCCCGGACCCATGTGCCCGGCGGCGCCGTGACGGAGAACGACATCTGGGCGGTCCTGCACGCGGAGAACATCCGCCGGGGCGGCGAATGGATCGAAACCCGGCTGCTTTCCTCCGGTCCGCGCACCAACCCGTGGTTCCAGGAATGCGGCCCCCGCGTGGTCCAGAACAACGAGATCGTCGCCTTCGATACGGACCTCGTCGGCAGCTACGGGATCTGCGTCGACATCAGCCGCAGCTGGTGGATCGGCGACGCCAAGCCGCGACCCGACATGATCTACGCGATGCAGCACGGCGTCGACCACATCATGCAGAACATGCAGATGCTCAAGCCCGGCGTGATGATACCGGAACTCACCGCCGGCACCCATGTGCTGGATCCGCAGTACCAGAAACAGAAGTACGGCTGCCTGATGCACGGGGTGGGTCTCTGCGACGAGTGGCCCCTTGTCGCCTATCCCGACAGCGCCGTCGCGGGGGCCTACGATTACCCCCTCGAAGCCGGCATGACCCTTTGCGTAGAGGCGCTCGTCTCGCCGGAGGGGGTCGATTTCTCGATCAAGCTCGAGGACCAGGTGCTGATCACCGAGGACGGTTTCGAACGGTTGACCCAATACCCCTGGGACGCTGCCCTGATGGGCATGTAG
- a CDS encoding trans-sulfuration enzyme family protein, producing MADSPDKELQPATLAAQAAGATDAETGGVVPAVHLSTTFARDADYAPMVPGNVYLRSHNENVRVAERLLSRLEGAADTLLFPSGMAAVAAVFRTVPNGASVLVQSQIYWGTTAWIRAFCARRDIALHEVEASDTEAFAAACAKHRPAIAWVETPSNPWLRIVDIAAASEAAHAVGAQLVVDGTAASPVLSHPLSFGADIVMHSATKGINGHSDVLSGALCASGPQSETWRMIREDRDMAGAVMAPMEAWLLTRGMRTLPLRMREMSRNAMALAEYLADHPQVETVMYPGLPGHPGHALAARQMRGGFGGLLSFVVKGGAQPALRVAGRLKLFHRATSLGGVESLVEHRHTIEPHTGIPEGLLRLSVGIEDVGDLKDDLAQALGQ from the coding sequence ATGGCCGACTCGCCAGACAAAGAATTGCAACCGGCCACCTTGGCGGCGCAGGCGGCGGGGGCGACGGACGCGGAAACCGGCGGCGTGGTGCCGGCGGTGCACCTGTCCACCACCTTTGCGCGCGACGCGGATTATGCGCCGATGGTGCCCGGCAATGTCTACCTTCGGTCGCACAATGAGAACGTGCGCGTGGCCGAGCGGTTGCTGAGCCGGCTGGAGGGCGCGGCGGACACGCTGCTTTTTCCATCGGGCATGGCCGCGGTCGCGGCGGTGTTCCGCACCGTACCCAACGGGGCGAGCGTGCTGGTGCAGAGCCAGATCTACTGGGGCACCACCGCCTGGATCCGGGCGTTCTGCGCGCGGCGGGACATTGCGCTGCACGAGGTCGAGGCGTCCGATACGGAGGCCTTTGCCGCCGCCTGCGCGAAACATCGGCCCGCCATCGCCTGGGTGGAGACCCCGTCGAACCCGTGGTTGCGGATCGTGGACATCGCCGCCGCGTCCGAGGCGGCGCATGCCGTCGGCGCGCAGCTGGTTGTTGACGGCACGGCGGCCAGCCCGGTTCTGAGCCACCCCCTGTCCTTTGGCGCGGACATCGTGATGCATTCCGCCACCAAGGGCATCAACGGGCATTCCGATGTCCTGTCAGGGGCGCTGTGCGCCTCGGGTCCGCAGAGCGAGACCTGGCGGATGATCCGAGAGGACCGCGACATGGCGGGCGCGGTGATGGCACCGATGGAAGCCTGGCTGCTGACGCGGGGCATGCGCACGCTGCCGCTGAGGATGCGGGAGATGTCGCGCAACGCGATGGCGCTGGCCGAATACCTGGCGGATCACCCGCAGGTGGAGACAGTGATGTATCCGGGGCTGCCCGGCCATCCCGGTCACGCACTGGCCGCGCGCCAGATGCGGGGCGGCTTCGGCGGGCTCTTGTCCTTCGTCGTCAAGGGCGGCGCGCAGCCGGCCCTGCGCGTGGCAGGACGGTTGAAGCTGTTCCACCGGGCAACGTCGCTTGGCGGGGTCGAGAGCCTGGTCGAGCATCGGCACACGATTGAGCCGCACACCGGCATTCCCGAAGGTCTGCTGCGTCTGTCCGTGGGAATCGAGGACGTGGGCGACCTCAAGGACGATCTGGCGCAGGCGCTCGGCCAGTAG
- the purB gene encoding adenylosuccinate lyase, with the protein MIPRYSRPEMVSIWSPETKFRIWFEIEAHACDAMADLGVIPRENAEAVWKAKDVEFDVARIDEIEAVTKHDVIAFLTHLAEHVGSDEARFVHQGMTSSDVLDTCLNVQLVRAADLLIADVEALLAALKRRAIEHKDTLRVGRSHGIHAEPTTMGLTFARFYAEMDRNLRRLRTAREEVATGAISGAVGTFANIDPRVEAHVCDKLGLIPEPISTQVIPRDRHAAFFAALGVVASSIENVAIEIRHMQRTEVLEGAEFFSIGQKGSSAMPHKKNPVLTENLTGLARLVRMSVIPAMENVALWHERDISHSSVERMIGPDATVTLDFALARLTGVIDKMIIFPENMLENMNKFPGLVMSQRVLLALTQAGVSREDAYAMVQRNALKVWEQRTDFKEELLADADVVAALGKDQIEEKFDMGYHTKHVDTIFARVFGDPA; encoded by the coding sequence ATGATCCCACGCTATTCCCGCCCCGAAATGGTCTCCATCTGGTCGCCCGAGACCAAGTTCCGCATCTGGTTCGAGATCGAAGCCCATGCCTGCGATGCGATGGCGGACCTCGGCGTGATCCCGCGCGAGAACGCCGAAGCGGTGTGGAAGGCGAAAGACGTGGAATTCGACGTGGCCCGCATCGACGAGATCGAGGCGGTGACCAAGCACGACGTGATCGCCTTTCTCACGCATCTGGCCGAACACGTGGGCAGCGACGAGGCGCGCTTCGTCCACCAGGGGATGACCTCTTCGGACGTGCTGGATACCTGCCTGAACGTGCAGCTCGTCCGCGCCGCCGATCTTCTGATCGCGGATGTCGAGGCGCTGCTGGCCGCGCTCAAGCGCCGTGCGATCGAACACAAGGACACCCTGCGCGTGGGTCGCAGCCACGGCATCCATGCGGAACCGACGACCATGGGCCTGACCTTTGCCCGCTTCTACGCCGAGATGGACCGCAACCTGCGCCGCCTGCGCACCGCGCGCGAAGAGGTGGCGACGGGCGCGATCTCCGGGGCGGTGGGCACCTTCGCCAACATCGACCCGCGCGTCGAGGCGCATGTCTGCGACAAGCTGGGACTGATACCGGAGCCGATCAGCACGCAGGTGATTCCCCGCGACCGGCACGCAGCCTTCTTCGCGGCCCTCGGCGTCGTTGCCTCCTCGATCGAGAACGTCGCGATCGAAATCCGCCACATGCAGCGCACCGAAGTGCTGGAAGGGGCCGAATTCTTCTCCATCGGGCAGAAAGGGTCGTCGGCCATGCCCCACAAGAAGAACCCGGTCCTGACCGAGAACCTGACCGGCCTCGCCCGTCTGGTGCGGATGTCGGTGATCCCGGCGATGGAAAACGTCGCGCTCTGGCACGAGCGTGACATCTCCCACTCCTCGGTCGAGCGGATGATCGGCCCGGATGCCACCGTGACGCTCGACTTCGCGCTCGCGCGGCTGACCGGCGTGATCGACAAGATGATCATCTTCCCCGAGAACATGCTGGAAAACATGAACAAGTTCCCCGGCCTCGTGATGTCGCAGCGCGTGCTGCTGGCACTGACGCAAGCCGGCGTGAGCCGCGAGGACGCCTATGCCATGGTCCAGCGCAACGCGCTGAAGGTCTGGGAACAGCGCACGGATTTCAAGGAAGAGCTGCTGGCGGATGCCGACGTGGTCGCGGCGCTTGGCAAGGACCAGATCGAAGAGAAATTCGACATGGGTTATCACACCAAGCACGTGGACACGATCTTTGCCCGCGTGTTCGGCGACCCGGCCTGA
- a CDS encoding FliG C-terminal domain-containing protein: protein MNDMVPIGSISPLATSSETTGAPVTLSRRAKAAVVVRLLLNEGAELPLEDLPDDLQVALTQQMGEMRSVDRDTLAAVAAEFAAEIERIGLSFPAGIAGALEVLDGRISQQTALRLRKEAGVRQWGDPWARLRELGADRLLPVLQNESVEVAAVMLAKLPVPLAADLLGRLPGPQARRITYAVSLTSAVTPDAVDRIGVALAMQLDAQPPRAFDSDPVARVGAILNSSSTLTRDDVLTGLDETDQGFANAVRKAIFTFANIPTRVARRDVPRLLREVPPDSLLTALAGAEAAGFAATRDFILDNMSGRMADQLREEIAEAGKIKPADAEAAMTEVVGTIRRMEAAGDLLLLTEEDAEDAD, encoded by the coding sequence ATGAACGACATGGTGCCGATCGGCTCCATTTCTCCGCTCGCGACCTCCTCGGAAACGACGGGCGCGCCGGTCACTCTCAGCCGGCGCGCCAAGGCCGCCGTCGTCGTGCGGCTGCTGTTGAACGAGGGCGCGGAACTTCCGCTCGAGGATCTGCCGGACGACCTGCAGGTGGCACTCACCCAGCAGATGGGGGAAATGCGGTCCGTGGACCGTGACACGCTGGCCGCCGTGGCCGCCGAATTCGCCGCCGAGATCGAGCGCATCGGCCTGTCCTTCCCGGCCGGCATCGCCGGCGCGCTCGAGGTGCTCGACGGCAGGATCAGCCAGCAGACCGCACTCCGCCTGCGCAAGGAAGCCGGTGTGCGCCAATGGGGCGATCCCTGGGCCCGCCTGCGCGAACTGGGGGCGGACCGTCTCCTGCCCGTCCTGCAGAACGAAAGCGTGGAAGTCGCGGCCGTGATGCTGGCCAAGCTGCCGGTTCCCCTTGCCGCCGACCTGCTGGGCCGGCTGCCCGGCCCCCAGGCGCGGCGGATTACCTACGCGGTGTCCCTGACCAGCGCGGTGACCCCCGACGCGGTGGACCGGATCGGCGTCGCACTGGCGATGCAGCTTGACGCCCAGCCCCCCCGCGCCTTCGACAGCGACCCCGTGGCGCGGGTCGGGGCGATCCTGAACTCATCCAGCACGCTGACGCGCGACGACGTGCTGACCGGGCTCGACGAAACCGACCAGGGCTTTGCCAACGCCGTCCGCAAGGCGATCTTCACCTTCGCCAACATCCCCACCCGCGTGGCCCGACGGGACGTGCCGCGCCTCCTGCGGGAGGTGCCGCCAGACAGTCTGCTGACCGCCCTTGCAGGCGCGGAGGCGGCCGGTTTCGCCGCGACAAGGGACTTCATCCTCGACAACATGTCGGGCCGCATGGCCGACCAGTTGCGCGAGGAGATCGCCGAGGCCGGCAAGATCAAACCGGCGGACGCAGAGGCGGCGATGACCGAGGTCGTGGGCACCATCCGCCGGATGGAAGCGGCGGGGGATCTGCTCTTGCTGACGGAGGAAGACGCCGAGGACGCCGACTGA
- a CDS encoding lysophospholipid acyltransferase family protein: MPASSPAPSSFMRKLGHYMTNALAVGIIRCALALPYETRVRFVGALMRRVLGPVAGYRRRALDNLGRICPDLSPERRREIAAGCLDNAGRTFIENYSAADFPARMSGITPEGPGLAALEEAAARGQPVILVTGHFGNYEATRAALVARGHAIGGLYRDMKNPYFNAHYVKTMEAFGGPVFPQGRRGTAGFVRHLRDGGQLVLLFDQHVQFAPILDFMGAPARTAVSAAELALRYDALLIPFYSIRQPDGVSFRSVMESPVPHSDPETMTQALNDSLSARVRANPEQWFWVHRRWRPDE, translated from the coding sequence ATGCCCGCCTCCTCTCCCGCCCCCTCCAGCTTCATGCGCAAGCTCGGTCACTACATGACCAACGCCCTCGCGGTGGGGATCATCCGTTGTGCGCTTGCCCTGCCCTACGAGACCCGGGTGCGCTTTGTCGGGGCGCTGATGCGCCGGGTGCTCGGGCCGGTGGCCGGATACCGCCGGCGCGCGCTCGACAATCTCGGCCGGATCTGCCCGGACCTTTCGCCGGAACGGCGGCGCGAGATCGCGGCGGGCTGTCTCGACAATGCCGGCCGCACCTTCATCGAGAATTATTCGGCGGCCGACTTTCCGGCGCGCATGTCCGGGATCACACCCGAAGGACCGGGCCTCGCCGCACTGGAAGAGGCCGCCGCACGCGGCCAGCCGGTGATCCTGGTCACCGGCCACTTCGGCAACTACGAGGCCACCCGTGCCGCGCTCGTCGCCCGTGGCCACGCGATCGGCGGTCTCTACCGGGACATGAAGAACCCGTATTTCAACGCGCATTACGTCAAGACGATGGAAGCCTTCGGCGGGCCGGTCTTTCCACAGGGGCGGCGCGGCACGGCGGGTTTCGTGCGCCACCTGCGCGACGGCGGTCAGCTTGTCTTGCTGTTCGACCAGCACGTGCAGTTCGCGCCGATCCTCGACTTCATGGGCGCGCCCGCGCGCACGGCCGTCTCGGCGGCGGAACTCGCCCTTCGCTACGATGCGCTGCTGATCCCTTTCTACAGCATCCGGCAGCCCGATGGCGTCAGCTTTCGCAGCGTGATGGAATCGCCCGTGCCGCACAGCGACCCGGAAACGATGACGCAAGCGCTGAACGACAGCCTGAGCGCGCGGGTGCGCGCCAACCCCGAGCAGTGGTTCTGGGTCCACCGGCGCTGGCGCCCCGACGAATAG
- a CDS encoding DUF1223 domain-containing protein: MKHLLPLVTALCLAAAQHAAAQESPVVVELFTSQGCSSCPPADAILEELAEREDVIALALHVDYWDYIGWEDPFGDPAHAERQRTYAHQAGRKSVYTPEMIVQGQTDIVGAKPMKLSKAIADHSQRPAPAALQIARDGDTLRIEAQARGALTGPVQVHMLRYTPTRTTAIERGENRGKTLTYANIVEGWQVLGQWDGQAPLSMTADVTGDKPLVVILQGAEAGPILAAQRLR, from the coding sequence ATGAAACACCTGCTGCCCCTCGTCACCGCGTTGTGTCTGGCCGCCGCGCAGCACGCCGCCGCGCAGGAGAGCCCGGTGGTGGTGGAACTCTTCACCTCGCAGGGGTGTTCGAGCTGCCCGCCGGCCGATGCGATCCTCGAGGAACTGGCGGAGCGCGAGGACGTGATCGCGCTGGCGTTGCATGTGGACTACTGGGACTACATCGGCTGGGAGGATCCCTTCGGCGATCCGGCGCACGCGGAGCGGCAGCGCACATACGCGCATCAGGCAGGGCGCAAGTCCGTCTACACGCCCGAGATGATCGTGCAGGGCCAGACCGATATCGTGGGTGCCAAACCGATGAAGTTGAGCAAGGCCATCGCGGACCACAGCCAGCGCCCCGCGCCCGCGGCGCTTCAAATCGCGCGCGACGGCGACACCCTGCGCATCGAGGCGCAGGCGCGTGGTGCCCTGACCGGGCCGGTGCAGGTTCACATGCTGCGGTACACGCCCACGCGGACCACGGCCATTGAGCGGGGCGAGAACCGGGGCAAGACGCTGACCTATGCCAATATCGTCGAGGGCTGGCAGGTACTGGGGCAGTGGGACGGTCAGGCGCCGCTTTCGATGACGGCGGATGTCACCGGCGACAAGCCGTTGGTCGTGATCCTTCAAGGTGCCGAGGCCGGCCCGATCCTCGCGGCCCAGCGGCTTCGCTGA
- the acnA gene encoding aconitate hydratase AcnA, which produces MTIHVGQDTAKTRKTLSAGDQKIAYYSIPAAQEAGLGDFTKLPAALKVVLENMLRFEDGKTVTVDDIKAFAEWAAKGGKNPREIAYRPARVLMQDFTGVPAVVDLAAMRDGLVALGGDADKINPLNPVDLVIDHSVMIDEFGNPRAFQMNVDREYERNIERYTFLKWGQKAFNNFRVVPPGTGICHQVNLEYLAQTIWSDKDQNGEEVAYPDTLVGTDSHTTMVNGMAVLGWGVGGIEAEAAMLGQPISMLIPEVVGFELTGKMIEGTTGTDLVLKVVEMLREKGVVGKFVEFYGDGLDSLPLADRATIANMAPEYGATCGFFPIDNETLRYMRTTGRDEDRIALVEAYARENGMWRDETYAPVYSDTLKLDMGTIVPAISGPKRPQDFIALTEAHTAFRDYVKGVRSGKDASAKEEVRWEGEGGQPEPREIPGDEGNHQRGYVATEDGNYQIHDGSIVIASITSCTNTSNPYVMIGAGLVARKARELGLTRKPWVKTSLAPGSQVVSAYLEAAGLQEDLDAIGFNLVGYGCTTCIGNSGPLEPAISKAINDYDLIGTSVLSGNRNFEGRISPDVRANYLASPPLVVAYALVGDMNVDLAGGVIGQDKDGNDVYLKDIWPSTQEIAELVEQTVTRESFQEKYADVFKGDEKWQSVETTDAKTYDWPPQSTYVQNPPYFQDMSPEPGKITNIENARVLAVLGDMITTDHISPAGSFKESTPAGQYLVERQVPVREFNSYGSRRGNHEVMMRGTFANIRIKNEMLDGVEGGYTKGPDGEQTSIFDAAMAWQEKDTPLVIFGGEQYGAGSSRDWAAKGTALLGVKAVIAESFERIHRSNLVGMGVIPFEFTNGDTRKTLGLTGEETVSISGLDTIKPLQEVPCEITMADGSKKEIKIKCRIDTAIEIEYIEHGGVLHYVLRDLAKDDAIAAE; this is translated from the coding sequence ATGACGATTCACGTCGGTCAGGACACCGCCAAGACCCGCAAGACCCTCAGCGCGGGCGATCAGAAGATCGCCTATTATTCCATTCCGGCGGCACAGGAGGCCGGGCTGGGCGATTTCACCAAGCTGCCCGCCGCGCTCAAGGTCGTGCTGGAGAACATGCTGCGCTTCGAGGATGGCAAGACCGTCACGGTTGACGATATCAAGGCGTTTGCCGAATGGGCGGCCAAGGGCGGCAAGAACCCGCGCGAGATCGCCTATCGCCCCGCCCGCGTGCTGATGCAGGATTTCACCGGCGTTCCGGCCGTGGTGGACCTTGCGGCGATGCGTGACGGGCTCGTGGCGCTGGGGGGCGACGCGGACAAGATCAACCCGCTGAACCCTGTCGACCTCGTCATCGACCACTCGGTCATGATCGACGAATTCGGCAACCCGCGTGCCTTCCAGATGAACGTGGACCGCGAGTACGAGCGCAACATCGAACGCTATACCTTCCTCAAGTGGGGCCAGAAGGCGTTCAACAACTTCCGCGTGGTGCCGCCCGGCACCGGCATCTGCCACCAGGTGAACCTTGAATACCTCGCGCAGACGATCTGGTCGGACAAGGACCAGAACGGCGAAGAGGTCGCCTATCCCGACACGCTGGTCGGCACCGACAGCCACACCACCATGGTGAACGGCATGGCCGTTCTGGGCTGGGGCGTCGGCGGGATCGAGGCCGAGGCGGCGATGCTCGGCCAGCCGATCTCGATGCTGATCCCCGAGGTCGTCGGCTTCGAGCTGACCGGCAAGATGATCGAAGGCACCACCGGCACCGACCTCGTGCTGAAGGTCGTGGAAATGCTGCGTGAAAAGGGCGTGGTGGGCAAGTTCGTCGAATTCTACGGTGACGGTCTCGACTCCCTGCCGCTGGCCGACCGGGCGACCATCGCCAACATGGCACCCGAATACGGCGCCACCTGCGGCTTTTTCCCGATCGACAACGAAACCCTGCGCTACATGCGCACCACGGGCCGGGACGAAGACCGCATCGCGCTGGTCGAAGCCTATGCGCGCGAGAACGGCATGTGGCGCGACGAGACCTATGCGCCGGTCTATTCCGACACGCTGAAGCTCGACATGGGCACCATCGTTCCCGCGATCTCGGGCCCCAAGCGCCCGCAGGATTTCATCGCGCTGACCGAGGCGCACACGGCGTTCAGGGACTACGTCAAGGGGGTACGCTCCGGCAAGGACGCGTCGGCCAAGGAGGAAGTCCGCTGGGAAGGCGAAGGCGGCCAGCCCGAACCGCGCGAGATCCCCGGTGACGAGGGCAACCACCAGCGCGGCTACGTGGCGACCGAGGACGGCAACTACCAGATCCACGACGGCTCCATCGTGATCGCTTCGATCACGTCGTGCACCAACACCTCGAACCCCTATGTCATGATCGGGGCCGGCCTGGTGGCGCGCAAGGCGCGGGAGCTGGGCCTGACCCGCAAGCCCTGGGTCAAGACGTCCCTCGCACCCGGCAGCCAGGTCGTCAGCGCCTACCTAGAGGCCGCGGGCCTGCAGGAAGACCTCGACGCGATCGGGTTCAACCTCGTGGGGTACGGCTGCACCACCTGCATCGGCAACTCCGGCCCGCTGGAGCCCGCGATCAGCAAGGCGATCAACGACTACGACCTGATCGGCACATCGGTGCTGTCCGGCAACCGCAACTTCGAAGGGCGGATTTCGCCGGACGTGCGCGCCAACTACCTCGCCTCTCCGCCGCTGGTGGTGGCCTATGCACTGGTGGGCGACATGAACGTGGACCTCGCCGGTGGTGTCATCGGGCAGGACAAGGACGGCAACGACGTCTATCTCAAGGACATCTGGCCCTCGACACAGGAAATCGCGGAGCTGGTGGAACAGACCGTCACGCGCGAAAGCTTCCAGGAGAAGTACGCCGACGTCTTCAAGGGCGACGAGAAGTGGCAGTCGGTCGAAACCACGGATGCCAAGACCTACGACTGGCCGCCGCAGTCCACCTACGTGCAGAACCCGCCCTACTTCCAGGACATGTCGCCGGAGCCGGGCAAGATCACCAACATCGAGAACGCCCGCGTCCTCGCCGTGCTGGGTGACATGATCACCACCGACCACATCAGCCCGGCGGGATCGTTCAAGGAAAGCACCCCCGCCGGCCAGTACTTGGTCGAACGCCAGGTGCCGGTGCGGGAGTTCAACTCCTACGGCTCGCGCCGCGGCAACCACGAGGTGATGATGCGCGGCACCTTCGCGAACATCCGCATCAAGAACGAGATGCTGGACGGCGTCGAGGGCGGTTACACCAAGGGCCCCGACGGCGAACAGACCTCGATCTTCGACGCCGCGATGGCCTGGCAGGAAAAGGACACTCCGCTGGTCATCTTCGGCGGCGAACAGTACGGCGCGGGCTCGTCCCGCGACTGGGCGGCCAAGGGGACGGCCCTGCTGGGCGTCAAGGCGGTCATCGCGGAAAGCTTCGAGCGGATTCACCGGTCCAACCTCGTCGGGATGGGCGTCATCCCCTTCGAGTTCACGAACGGCGACACCCGCAAGACACTGGGTCTGACCGGCGAGGAAACCGTGAGCATTTCCGGGCTGGACACCATCAAGCCGCTCCAAGAAGTGCCCTGCGAGATCACCATGGCCGACGGGTCCAAGAAGGAGATCAAGATCAAGTGCCGCATCGATACGGCGATCGAGATCGAATACATCGAGCACGGCGGCGTGCTGCACTACGTGCTGCGCGATCTTGCCAAGGATGATGCCATCGCGGCGGAGTAA
- a CDS encoding SDR family NAD(P)-dependent oxidoreductase — protein MKVALVTGAARGIGRAIAHDLATDHAVAITHHGTPPDALLSQRPAVQAIRADLSDPASADRIIDAVIAQFGQLDVIVNNAGAIEMDDGDPALNHAVNVAAPMALLRAALPHLSPGACVVNISSVNAVFPARGAAAYSASKAALNTWTRAMAKELGPRGIRVNGVAPGAIERPEPPRPPDLIAAFVNETALGRIGVPEDVARVVRFLVSDAAGFITGETITVSGGYRL, from the coding sequence ATGAAAGTGGCCCTTGTCACCGGGGCGGCGCGGGGGATCGGCCGGGCCATCGCCCATGATCTGGCGACCGATCATGCCGTCGCCATCACCCATCACGGCACGCCGCCGGATGCGCTGCTGTCCCAAAGGCCGGCGGTGCAGGCGATCCGGGCCGATCTGAGCGACCCTGCGAGCGCGGACCGGATCATCGACGCGGTCATCGCCCAATTCGGGCAGCTTGACGTCATCGTCAACAACGCGGGCGCGATCGAGATGGACGACGGCGATCCGGCGCTGAACCACGCGGTCAACGTGGCGGCCCCCATGGCCCTTCTGCGGGCTGCCCTGCCCCACCTGTCGCCGGGGGCCTGCGTGGTGAACATCTCGTCGGTGAACGCGGTCTTTCCCGCGCGGGGCGCGGCCGCCTATTCCGCCAGCAAGGCCGCGCTCAATACCTGGACCCGTGCCATGGCCAAGGAACTGGGCCCGCGCGGGATCAGGGTGAACGGCGTGGCACCCGGCGCCATCGAGCGGCCGGAGCCCCCCCGCCCGCCTGATCTGATCGCCGCTTTCGTCAACGAGACTGCGCTGGGGCGCATCGGCGTGCCGGAGGACGTGGCGCGCGTTGTCCGTTTTCTGGTGTCGGATGCCGCGGGCTTCATCACCGGCGAGACGATCACGGTTTCCGGCGGATACAGGCTCTGA